One Cryptosporangium aurantiacum DNA window includes the following coding sequences:
- a CDS encoding molybdopterin-dependent oxidoreductase: MSVTVNGRPYDEKPRPGQCLRTHLRDLGHYGVKKGCDAGDCGACTVHVDGMPVHSCVYPAVRAQGHEVTTIEGLAPEGGLHKIQQRFLDAQGFQCGFCTAGFVMTTAALDERQLDDLPRAFKGNLCRCTGYRAISDAVCGVKHTEDAAVGGNAPAPAGPQVVTGAARYTFDLDVPGLLHLKVLRSPHAHARIVRIDTSAATNVPGVHAVLTHEDAPRARFSTGRHERPQDDPLDTRVLDDVVRFRGQRVAAVVAESEGAAEEACRRIVVEYDVRPAVFDAEEALQPGAPVLHPDKGPGDGIARAEGNVAGEVHGEIGDVAAGLAEADEVFAGTFVTQRVQHASLETHGSMAWFDDAGRLVVRSSSQVPFLTRRALCALFDLPLDQVRVVTGRVGGGFGGKQEMLAEDLVALAALTVKRPVKYEYTRSEQFEAATTRHPFTVGVRLGAKKDGTLTAIDLRVVSNTGAYGNHGPGVLFHACGESMAVYRCANKKVEGYAVYTNTLPSGAFRGYGLGQVLFALESAIDELARTLGLDPVAFRARNAIRVGEPLVTPAGQEADISVASSGLDQCLAILDEARRDPAPEAPDGWLVGDGSAIAMIATTPPNGHYADAKLTLLPDGRYELLVGTAEFGNGSTTVHQQIVAETLGTTTDRVTVRQSDTDLVGHDTGAFGSTGTTVAGNAVLAASRVLRDRLLAAAAARAETPVAACRLDADAVLAGATRIPLKDLVEAAGAPFTADGHFDGTPRSVAFNAHWFRVAVDPGTGEIRILRSVHAADAGRVMNPMQCRGQIEGGVAQALGATLYEKVRLDADGAVVNPTFRTYHLPAFADVPKTEVHFVRDVHDPVGPLGAKSMSESPFNPVAPALANAVRDATGVRFTELPLARDVVWQTLVHARGA; the protein is encoded by the coding sequence ATGAGCGTCACGGTCAACGGCAGGCCCTACGACGAGAAGCCCCGGCCCGGCCAGTGCCTCCGCACCCACCTGCGCGATCTGGGCCACTACGGCGTCAAAAAGGGCTGCGACGCGGGTGACTGCGGCGCCTGCACCGTGCACGTCGACGGCATGCCGGTGCACAGTTGCGTCTATCCGGCGGTCCGCGCCCAGGGGCACGAGGTCACGACGATCGAGGGCCTGGCCCCCGAGGGCGGCCTGCACAAAATCCAGCAGCGCTTCCTCGACGCGCAGGGATTCCAGTGCGGCTTCTGCACCGCGGGCTTCGTGATGACGACCGCCGCGCTGGACGAACGGCAGCTCGACGACCTGCCGCGGGCGTTCAAGGGCAACCTCTGCCGCTGCACCGGCTACCGCGCGATTTCCGACGCCGTGTGCGGCGTCAAACACACCGAGGACGCCGCCGTCGGTGGTAACGCTCCGGCACCGGCCGGTCCGCAGGTGGTCACCGGCGCCGCGCGGTACACGTTCGATCTCGACGTCCCCGGGCTGCTGCACCTCAAGGTGCTCCGGTCGCCGCACGCCCACGCGCGGATCGTCCGCATCGACACCAGCGCCGCGACGAACGTCCCGGGAGTGCACGCCGTACTCACCCATGAGGACGCCCCGAGAGCACGGTTCTCCACCGGTCGGCACGAGCGCCCGCAGGACGACCCGCTCGACACCCGGGTCCTCGACGACGTCGTCCGGTTCCGCGGTCAGCGGGTCGCGGCGGTGGTGGCCGAGTCGGAGGGCGCCGCGGAGGAGGCCTGCCGCCGGATCGTCGTCGAGTACGACGTCCGACCTGCGGTTTTTGACGCGGAGGAGGCGTTGCAACCGGGCGCACCGGTCCTGCATCCGGACAAGGGGCCCGGCGATGGAATCGCCCGCGCCGAGGGCAACGTCGCAGGCGAGGTGCACGGCGAGATCGGTGACGTCGCGGCGGGCCTCGCCGAGGCCGACGAGGTCTTCGCGGGGACGTTCGTCACCCAGCGGGTGCAGCACGCGAGCCTGGAGACCCACGGCTCGATGGCCTGGTTCGACGACGCGGGCCGGCTCGTCGTCCGGTCGAGCAGCCAGGTGCCGTTCCTGACCCGGCGGGCGCTGTGCGCGCTGTTCGACCTGCCGCTCGACCAGGTGCGGGTGGTCACCGGGCGGGTGGGCGGTGGGTTCGGCGGCAAGCAGGAGATGCTGGCCGAGGATCTGGTGGCGCTGGCCGCGCTCACGGTGAAGCGCCCGGTCAAGTACGAGTACACCCGCTCCGAGCAGTTCGAGGCGGCCACCACCCGGCATCCGTTCACGGTCGGTGTCCGGCTGGGCGCGAAGAAGGACGGAACGCTCACCGCGATCGACCTGCGGGTCGTCTCGAACACCGGCGCCTACGGGAACCACGGTCCGGGGGTGCTGTTCCACGCCTGCGGCGAGTCGATGGCCGTCTACCGCTGCGCGAACAAGAAGGTCGAGGGGTACGCGGTCTACACGAACACGCTGCCGTCCGGGGCCTTCCGCGGCTACGGCCTCGGGCAGGTGCTGTTCGCGCTCGAGTCGGCGATCGACGAGCTGGCGCGCACGCTGGGCCTCGACCCGGTGGCGTTCCGGGCCCGGAACGCCATCCGGGTCGGTGAACCGCTGGTCACACCCGCCGGGCAGGAGGCCGACATCAGCGTCGCCAGTTCCGGCCTCGACCAGTGCCTGGCGATCTTGGACGAGGCCAGGCGCGATCCGGCACCGGAAGCCCCCGACGGCTGGCTCGTCGGCGACGGCTCGGCGATCGCGATGATCGCGACCACTCCCCCGAACGGCCACTACGCCGACGCGAAGCTCACGCTGCTGCCGGACGGCCGCTACGAGCTGCTGGTGGGCACCGCGGAGTTCGGCAACGGCAGCACGACCGTGCATCAGCAGATCGTCGCCGAGACGCTGGGCACGACCACCGACCGGGTGACGGTCCGGCAGTCCGACACCGACCTGGTCGGGCACGACACCGGCGCGTTCGGTTCGACCGGGACGACGGTCGCGGGTAACGCGGTGCTGGCCGCGAGCAGGGTCCTCCGCGACCGCCTGCTCGCGGCGGCGGCCGCCCGCGCCGAGACCCCGGTGGCGGCGTGTCGCCTGGACGCGGACGCGGTGCTCGCCGGCGCCACCCGCATTCCGTTGAAGGACCTCGTCGAGGCGGCCGGAGCCCCGTTCACCGCCGACGGCCACTTCGACGGCACGCCGCGGTCGGTGGCGTTCAACGCGCACTGGTTCCGGGTGGCGGTCGACCCCGGCACCGGCGAGATCCGCATCCTGCGCAGCGTCCACGCCGCCGACGCGGGCCGGGTGATGAACCCGATGCAGTGCCGGGGGCAGATCGAGGGCGGCGTCGCCCAGGCGCTCGGCGCGACGCTCTACGAGAAGGTCCGCCTGGATGCCGACGGCGCGGTGGTGAACCCGACGTTCCGCACCTATCACCTGCCGGCGTTCGCCGACGTGCCGAAGACGGAGGTGCACTTCGTGAGAGACGTGCATGATCCGGTCGGCCCGCTCGGAGCGAAGTCGATGAGCGAGAGCCCGTTCAACCCGGTGGCTCCGGCGCTGGCCAACGCGGTGCGGGATGCGACCGGTGTCCGGTTCACCGAGCTCCCGCTGGCCCGCGACGTGGTCTGGCAGACGCTGGTTCACGCACGAGGCGCCTGA
- a CDS encoding VOC family protein, with amino-acid sequence MVSRFAQWTLDVRDVGVMAEFWSQALGYEVVNRGDDGSAKLFPPSEAEPTIWLQNSGGAKVGKNRFHPDLVTDDVDAEVRRLEALGARRVDVGQTGSEPFVVLADPEDNEFCVLRRSPRG; translated from the coding sequence ATGGTCAGCCGCTTCGCGCAGTGGACGCTCGACGTCCGGGACGTCGGCGTGATGGCGGAGTTCTGGTCGCAGGCGCTCGGCTACGAGGTCGTGAACAGGGGCGACGACGGTTCGGCGAAGCTCTTCCCGCCGTCCGAAGCCGAGCCGACGATCTGGTTGCAGAACTCCGGCGGGGCCAAGGTCGGCAAGAATCGCTTCCACCCCGACCTGGTCACCGACGACGTCGACGCCGAGGTCCGTCGGCTGGAGGCGCTCGGCGCCCGCCGCGTCGACGTCGGTCAGACCGGTTCCGAGCCGTTCGTCGTGCTGGCCGACCCCGAGGACAACGAGTTCTGCGTCCTGCGCCGCAGTCCGCGCGGCTGA
- a CDS encoding damage-control phosphatase ARMT1 family protein, producing the protein MTETLAPEIDSRDPASFPWSVFHRRHPVLIERVATAFPRPAAQRAALDTLLTESTSGVVTAPDVEALRHEPWPWWRPEYRGVPWGETPFLWAESYFYRRILDAVEFYRPGPWRGIDPFGPTKAAELAGDAVDEEMAALDTLAPDETWDALVRSSLWGNRADLSFRAGPSAGSGTGGLIVDESAEFRALLHDRPPGQAHLIADNAGQELLPDLVLLDHLLGAGLATSVVLHVKPHPYYVSDATPADVLATVARLAAADGRARTIGERLGESLRDGRLELRAHEFFCGPLTYHAMPVDLRAQFAQAALTIVKGDLNYRRLVGDRLWHPTAPFAELTAHFPGPLVALRTLKCDVAVGLTEATVETLDATGKPWRTTGEYAVVQTRS; encoded by the coding sequence GTGACCGAGACGCTCGCACCTGAGATCGACAGTCGTGATCCGGCGTCGTTCCCGTGGAGCGTCTTCCATCGCCGCCATCCGGTGCTGATCGAGCGGGTCGCGACCGCGTTCCCCCGCCCCGCCGCCCAGCGCGCGGCGTTGGACACGCTGCTCACCGAGTCGACGTCCGGGGTGGTCACCGCGCCCGACGTCGAGGCACTGCGGCACGAGCCGTGGCCCTGGTGGCGCCCCGAGTACCGCGGCGTGCCCTGGGGCGAGACGCCGTTCCTCTGGGCCGAGAGCTACTTCTACCGGCGGATCCTCGACGCGGTCGAGTTCTACCGGCCCGGCCCGTGGCGCGGGATCGACCCGTTCGGCCCGACGAAGGCCGCCGAACTGGCCGGCGATGCCGTCGACGAGGAAATGGCGGCGCTCGACACCCTGGCCCCCGACGAAACGTGGGACGCGCTGGTCCGGTCGTCGCTCTGGGGGAACCGCGCCGACCTGAGCTTCCGCGCGGGCCCGTCCGCCGGGTCCGGCACCGGCGGCCTGATCGTGGACGAGAGCGCGGAGTTCCGTGCGCTGCTGCACGACCGGCCGCCCGGCCAGGCGCACCTGATCGCCGACAACGCCGGCCAGGAACTGCTGCCGGACCTCGTCCTGCTCGACCACCTGCTGGGTGCGGGGCTGGCGACGAGCGTGGTCCTGCACGTCAAACCGCATCCCTACTACGTTTCGGACGCCACCCCGGCGGACGTTCTGGCCACCGTCGCCCGGCTCGCGGCCGCCGACGGGCGAGCGCGCACCATCGGCGAGCGGCTCGGCGAGTCCCTGCGTGACGGGCGGCTCGAGCTGCGGGCACACGAGTTCTTCTGCGGGCCGCTCACGTACCACGCGATGCCGGTGGACCTCCGGGCGCAGTTCGCGCAGGCCGCGCTGACGATCGTGAAGGGCGACCTGAACTACCGGCGGCTGGTCGGCGACCGACTCTGGCACCCGACCGCGCCGTTCGCCGAGCTGACCGCGCACTTCCCGGGTCCGCTGGTGGCGCTGCGGACGTTGAAGTGCGACGTCGCGGTCGGGCTGACCGAGGCGACCGTGGAGACGCTCGACGCCACCGGCAAACCCTGGCGCACGACCGGCGAGTACGCGGTCGTCCAGACGCGTTCGTAG
- a CDS encoding STAS domain-containing protein, whose amino-acid sequence MSTPLHIATGQSADGRWQLTATGEIDLSNAAMFRDQLAAAVHPGPRLIVDLTGVEYLDSAALAALFTHADRIEVLIAPLNEYLLTVCGLTQLTEVRVIPATPSAAEHSE is encoded by the coding sequence ATGAGTACCCCGCTCCACATCGCCACCGGTCAGTCCGCGGACGGCAGGTGGCAGTTGACGGCCACCGGGGAGATCGACCTCAGCAACGCCGCCATGTTCCGGGACCAGCTCGCCGCCGCCGTGCACCCCGGTCCGCGGCTCATCGTCGACCTGACCGGGGTCGAGTACCTGGACAGTGCCGCGCTCGCCGCGCTGTTCACCCACGCGGACCGGATCGAGGTCCTGATCGCACCGCTCAACGAGTACCTGCTGACGGTGTGCGGCCTCACCCAGCTGACCGAAGTGCGGGTCATCCCGGCGACACCGTCCGCGGCCGAACATTCTGAGTAG
- a CDS encoding N-acetylmuramoyl-L-alanine amidase, with protein sequence MLLPGREAAAENGRRPPDTAYWDARAAAADAPVTLARRLVLGSAAAPKDGVRSLRAQPREVPLSDGHRLAPSGTPRVLRATTGGVPFAAVGVNWRRDPRIGEVSVAVRTRTRDVAKWTAWSTTEYHGAKNQSGRTGPGLLWTGDADTLEIVLTSLSGPQPTDVTVDLIDPGTAAADTAAALPAGGKPAFGATTLLAGLPTAGRQPTSYGNGVVRIFSRAAWGASPAYLRRSARYAPGVKAVVVHHTATTNNYEARDVPRIIRSIYYYMSVTEEYGDIGYNVLVDKFGRIWEGRAGGVDRAVIGVHAGGFNTGTSGVALIGDHADRRVTEAAREAIARYAAFKLGTNGVDPMSRQQLTGGPSTRYRQRTTVRVPAISPHQETSRTACPGEKGLAILPGVRARAKALIARHDLGSA encoded by the coding sequence GTGTTGCTGCCCGGCCGCGAGGCCGCGGCCGAGAACGGCCGCCGACCACCAGACACGGCCTATTGGGACGCTCGAGCGGCGGCCGCCGACGCGCCGGTCACGCTCGCCCGGCGGTTGGTGCTCGGCAGCGCCGCAGCGCCGAAGGACGGCGTCCGGTCGCTACGCGCGCAGCCACGCGAGGTTCCGCTCTCCGACGGCCATCGGCTCGCGCCGAGCGGTACGCCTCGCGTCCTGCGGGCGACGACCGGCGGTGTGCCGTTCGCCGCGGTCGGCGTGAACTGGCGACGCGACCCGCGGATCGGCGAGGTGAGCGTCGCGGTCCGCACGCGTACTCGCGACGTCGCTAAGTGGACCGCCTGGAGCACGACCGAGTACCACGGCGCCAAGAACCAGTCCGGCCGCACCGGGCCCGGTCTGCTCTGGACCGGCGACGCCGACACCCTGGAGATCGTGCTCACCAGCCTGAGCGGACCGCAGCCGACCGACGTCACCGTTGACCTGATCGACCCGGGCACCGCGGCGGCCGACACCGCGGCAGCGCTCCCGGCCGGCGGAAAACCGGCCTTCGGCGCCACCACGCTGCTCGCCGGCCTCCCGACCGCGGGGCGGCAGCCCACCAGCTACGGCAACGGCGTCGTCCGGATCTTCAGCCGGGCGGCGTGGGGCGCCAGCCCGGCGTATCTCCGGCGCTCCGCGCGGTACGCACCCGGCGTCAAGGCCGTCGTCGTGCACCACACCGCGACGACGAACAACTACGAGGCGCGCGACGTCCCCCGGATCATTCGGTCGATCTACTACTACATGTCCGTTACCGAGGAGTACGGCGACATCGGCTACAACGTGCTCGTCGACAAGTTCGGCCGAATCTGGGAGGGGCGGGCGGGCGGCGTCGATCGTGCGGTCATCGGCGTACACGCCGGCGGGTTCAACACCGGGACCTCGGGCGTCGCGCTGATCGGCGACCACGCCGACCGGCGGGTCACCGAGGCGGCCCGCGAGGCGATCGCCCGGTACGCCGCGTTCAAGCTCGGGACGAACGGCGTCGATCCGATGTCGAGGCAGCAGCTCACCGGCGGTCCGTCCACCCGGTACCGGCAGCGGACGACGGTACGGGTCCCGGCGATCTCCCCGCACCAGGAGACCAGCCGCACCGCCTGCCCGGGCGAGAAGGGCCTGGCGATCCTTCCCGGCGTCCGGGCCAGGGCGAAGGCCCTGATCGCGCGCCACGACCTGGGGTCGGCCTGA
- a CDS encoding biotin transporter BioY — protein MTTLSVTRSPRVLADVLPGGLVRDAALVGGSALFVGLFAQIAIPLSFTPVPLTGQTFAVLLSVAALGPARGVLGMLVYALVGMAGVPWFAQQTSGWSMPSFGFVLGFILAAAVVGALAKRGADRTPLRAVPLMIAGNLALYAIGVPWLMASLDVSFAKAVDLGLTPFLIGDAIKIVLAAVLLPGAWALVRRFDRG, from the coding sequence ATGACCACCCTTAGCGTCACCCGATCCCCGCGGGTCCTCGCCGATGTTCTTCCCGGTGGGCTCGTTCGGGATGCCGCCCTCGTCGGCGGGTCGGCACTCTTCGTGGGGCTCTTCGCGCAGATCGCGATCCCGCTCTCGTTCACCCCCGTCCCGCTCACCGGCCAGACGTTCGCGGTGCTGCTCTCGGTCGCCGCGCTCGGTCCGGCCCGCGGCGTCCTGGGCATGCTCGTCTACGCCCTGGTCGGCATGGCGGGCGTGCCGTGGTTCGCCCAGCAGACGTCCGGCTGGTCGATGCCGTCGTTCGGGTTCGTCCTCGGCTTCATCCTGGCCGCGGCCGTCGTCGGCGCGCTCGCGAAGCGCGGTGCCGACCGGACCCCGCTGCGGGCGGTGCCGCTGATGATCGCCGGCAACCTCGCGCTCTACGCGATCGGCGTGCCGTGGCTGATGGCGTCGCTGGACGTCAGCTTCGCCAAGGCCGTCGACCTGGGCCTGACGCCGTTCCTGATCGGCGACGCGATCAAGATCGTGCTCGCGGCGGTGCTCCTGCCCGGTGCGTGGGCGCTGGTCCGGCGGTTCGACCGAGGCTGA
- a CDS encoding FAD binding domain-containing protein, whose protein sequence is MDLNTIDEITGAADAGVWRAGDGWLAGGTYLFSEPQPHLHRLRDLTTLGWPALTATPDGLQIAATCTIAELARLAAPTWPVCDPLFRQCADAFLASFKIQNVATVGGNLCAALPAGPMTSLTAALDGRCTLESLDGTHRQLAVTDFVTGDGTTALRPGEFLRSIVLPATALTGRAAFRQGSLHPLGRSAALVIGRIDAGTETLVLTVTASTCRPIQFRFAQLPTTAELRAAIDALPADVWVDDVHGAPAWRRHLTERFAAEVRDELAVGR, encoded by the coding sequence GTGGACCTGAACACGATCGACGAGATCACCGGCGCCGCCGACGCCGGTGTCTGGCGTGCCGGTGACGGCTGGCTGGCCGGAGGCACGTACCTGTTCTCCGAGCCGCAGCCGCACCTGCACCGCCTGCGGGACCTCACGACGCTCGGCTGGCCCGCGCTGACCGCGACGCCCGACGGCCTGCAGATCGCTGCGACCTGCACTATTGCCGAGCTAGCGAGGTTGGCGGCGCCGACCTGGCCGGTCTGCGACCCGCTGTTCCGGCAGTGCGCCGACGCGTTCCTCGCGAGCTTCAAGATCCAGAACGTCGCCACGGTCGGTGGCAACCTCTGTGCGGCGTTGCCGGCCGGTCCGATGACGTCGCTGACCGCGGCGCTCGACGGCCGGTGCACGCTCGAGTCGCTGGACGGCACCCACCGCCAGCTCGCAGTGACCGATTTCGTCACGGGCGACGGCACCACCGCACTCCGCCCCGGGGAGTTTCTCCGCTCGATCGTCCTCCCGGCGACCGCGCTGACCGGACGGGCAGCGTTCCGGCAGGGTTCGCTGCACCCGCTCGGGCGCTCGGCGGCGCTGGTGATCGGCCGGATCGACGCCGGCACGGAAACACTCGTCCTCACGGTCACCGCGTCCACCTGCCGACCGATCCAGTTCCGGTTCGCGCAGCTGCCGACCACCGCCGAACTCCGGGCGGCGATCGACGCGCTCCCGGCCGACGTCTGGGTGGACGACGTCCACGGCGCCCCCGCGTGGCGGCGGCACCTCACCGAGCGGTTCGCGGCCGAGGTCCGCGACGAGCTGGCGGTGGGACGATGA